A stretch of DNA from Saccharomycodes ludwigii strain NBRC 1722 chromosome I, whole genome shotgun sequence:
ATCTTCTTAAAGTATcccatttgtttttaatcttCATAATAGAAAATTTAACAACCGTGTTTTTTAAACACATTTCTACAATAGAACTATAGTAGACGCATAACCATTTTAAAGAAAGCAATGATGGTAAGTCGACTATGCGCAAGCCACGGGTTTCTACTGATCTTTGCTCATAGCCTCTAAATGGGCCAACCAAATAAACATAATTTAGTATGATTCTTAAGTCATCATCTTCAAGTGGGAAACTTTTGCAATCATCGACAAAttccaaattatttttttctgcaTAGTCGGCAATAGCATATTctaatttcttttgtaaAGATAATCTTTGATTTTTGCTCTTCAAATGCGCTGCATCATTTAATGaatcaataatatcttCATGATGCAATTTTAAGTTCAATTCATTATTTGAGGTTGACTCAATGATATAATTACctttgctatttttttgaaggcaggacatctttttttttttttttttttttttttttttttttaaagaaaaaattattttggtCTTCACACTTTATACTTTGTTAAATGACTAATATTGACTgtgtttttataaattaattgGTGATGGGCAAAGAAAGCGTAACTTTTATATGTGATAAGAGACGATcactttaattaaataaaatttagtTAACGTTTAATCGTTTCAAAGGGCTGAATACAGTACAGTTTTGTTGATTTAAGACAGATTAGATATGTTGGGGGGTATGATATCAGCTGATTAGAAGTCACTTTTATACATTTAATTTAACAAGGAAAACaggaaagaagaaagaagaaaaactaaaaatttaatacaAAAGATTCGAAAGtattatttagaaaattaGGTTTTAGGTTCCGGATTTGTATAAGAACATAggttatttttcattataaatcaaaaaaatatatgttcgagtaaaaggggaaaagaaaaaaaaaaaaagaaagaaagaaagaaaaaaagaaaaaagaaaaaaataataataattaaaaaagtagaAGATAAAATGTCTATCGTTATCATAACGGGTAAAAGATGGATGAGAGTTACTATACTTCTTGCGTCCTTCtcaattctttttccaGCTACGGACATGTGCTTTTTCTTGTGGTAGTTTGTTCTTTGTTGTGTATGTTATTGTCTGTAAAcaaaatttccttttttccatCATGATCGTACGTTATCGTAGCATGATGATTCCTTATTTTACGGGAGAAGTTCTTTAATGAAGGtagcaaaaataaagcCTGCGGTATGGCATGCTTGATATACCGAaggtttaattttttaaaaaaaaaaaaaattaattattaccgctaatttttaatttttttttttttcatgtCTTCCTTCCGCTACTTCTTGTCTAATacactttttctttttttccctgTTCAAATATACATTTTATTAGTACGAAAAACAGCTGAAATTGTTTGGATTTtgttaacaaaaaaaagtttgtgttttatatgtaaacaaaaaaaaaaaccccccCCCACACAGagaaaaagtatatataaaaactaTTTCAAATCACTCTTTTTCAACCAAGTAATTAAGAATGATAAAGGCGAGCTTACATTCTAAGAATTTATTCAACATTACTATAAAACAACCTTTTCATACAAAATAGTTCTTATAATATTGActaagaaaacaaaattaatttattgcACACTTATCACACTTGTTAAAAAGGATAAATATGCTTATCgcttcaacaaaaaaaggcaattgcaattcctttctttttttttttttgaaaaaaaatacagcCAATGAAATGGCACATAtaaatgggaaaaaaaaaaattcttatattttttcagcTATTTAAGTATGTAAATATGTAAATATTCACTAATCAcatgaataaaaaaatcaaaattaaaaacggATTATTGTTCGTGTTATATGAAAGGGTAACTTACTTCTTTTCGGCACCAGCAGCAGCATCATTTTTGGCGCCAGTTATGGAACTACTAATATATTCAGCAGCATCACTAACTTTTTCCTTGGCAGCCTCTACATATTCACCAGCAGTTTCACCAAAGGATTTAGAGTTGGATTTGGCGTTAGCTTCATCTCTACCCTTTGTGGCAGAGTCAACGACTGATTGACCCAGAcctttttcactttttgGTGTGACGGCAGAGGCGGCCTTATCAGCATAATCAGTAACGGTTTCTTTACCCTTCTCGAAAACACCCTTTTGGCTATCTGGTTTAACAGTTTCGGAAACTTTATCAGAGAAATTTTTTCTACCAGTGTCAGacattttaattatagttgtttgtttgtttgtttgtttgtttgtttgttgcTCGGTTAAAAGACTTGTTGTTTTACAgatattttt
This window harbors:
- the HSP12 gene encoding lipid-binding protein HSP12 (similar to Saccharomyces cerevisiae YFL014W | HSP12 | Heat Shock Protein); this translates as MSDTGRKNFSDKVSETVKPDSQKGVFEKGKETVTDYADKAASAVTPKSEKGLGQSVVDSATKGRDEANAKSNSKSFGETAGEYVEAAKEKVSDAAEYISSSITGAKNDAAAGAEKK